In Xenopus tropicalis strain Nigerian chromosome 5, UCB_Xtro_10.0, whole genome shotgun sequence, one genomic interval encodes:
- the LOC100491743 gene encoding homeobox protein Mix.1-like isoform X1, which translates to MLGYTQGMEHLYSNYFSPTDPLMGFPSALGSLMGMGFPPVQHNPVQPANGKADIKAGDTGANQAAQHKEATNQQKVSPTPTSNRRKRTVYSPSDLAQLEQYFRANMYPDIHQREELAGQMGLPESRIQVWFQNRRSKAKRQGSRSTKPAAMGDYYNSPPMYNPAPTANGTIPVAQQQRVLPYQQQVQPLATLHYGFHPNVSMQGTNQSRMYSSAPAPHLSGTGSHQHPMAFPQQQVQPIMDLQQNYFHLPQDLLSYPESPWAAPSQRLPVHPTASSTYPHSDLPGKPITSHSTKGMSPGKETERDLGGRQSQVSMHSNLMLDFPPNKTITPEMNTIIPQIPGATGWSSQGGTNAYPTWGALPRAGCSPYREGSPASDSGVSDTATESVSDWEENIIRTLF; encoded by the exons ATGCTTGGATATACCCAAGGGATGGagcatctctatagcaactactTCTCTCCCACTGACCCCCTAATGGGCTTCCCTTCTGCCCTGGGCTCCCTCATGGGAATGGGGTTCCCTCCTGTACAGCACAATCCAGTACAGCCGGCTAATGGGAAAG CAGATATTAAGGCTGGGGATACTGGAGCCAATCAGGCAGCACAGCACAAGGAAGCCACCAATCAGCAGAAGGTTTCCCCCACACCGACGTCCAATCGCAGGAAGAGAACTGTGTACAGCCCCTCAGATCTGGCCCAACTGGAGCAGTACTTCAGAGCTAATATGTACCCAGACATCCACCAGCGGGAGGAACTGGCCGGGCAGATGGGCTTGCCCGAGTCTCGCATTCAG GTTTGGTTCCAGAACAGGAGATCAAAAGCCAAACGCCAAGGATCCAGATCTACCAAGCCGGCTGCTATGGGGGattactataacagccccccaatGTACAACCCGGCACCTACAGCCAATGGCACAATCCCCGTAGCCCAACAACAGCGGGTGCTTCCCTACCAGCAGCAGGTCCAGCCATTGGCCACTCTACACTATGGCTTCCACCCAAACGTCTCCATGCAAGGAACCAATCAGAGCAGGATGTATTCATCAGCACCAGCTCCCCATCTCTCAGGGACGGGGTCTCATCAGCACCCAATGGCTTTTCCACAGCAACAAGTCCAACCCATTATGGATTTACAGCAGAATTACTTCCACTTGCCCCAGGACCTCCTGTCTTACCCTGAATCCCCATGGGCTGCCCCCAGCCAGAGGCTCCCAGTACATCCGACAGCATCTAGTACCTACCCCCACAGTGACCTGCCCGGTAAGCCCATTACAAGCCACAGCACTAAGGGTATGAGCCCTGGCAAGGAGACTGAGAGAGACCTCGGTGGGAGACAAAGCCAAGTGTCCATGCATTCTAACCTCATGTTGGACTTCCCCCCTAACAAGACCATCACCCCCGAGATGAACACCATCATCCCACAGATCCCAGGGGCTACAGGCTGGAGCAGCCAGGGGGGTACCAATGCCTACCCTACATGGGGGGCACTGCCCAGGGCAGGGTGTAGCCCCTACAGAGAGGGTTCTCCTGCCTCAGACTCAGGAGTCAGTGACACAGCTACAGAGTCAGTCTCAGACTGGGAAGAGAACATTATTAGAACTCTCTTCTGA
- the LOC100491743 gene encoding homeobox protein Mix.1-like isoform X2 — protein sequence MLGYTQGMEHLYSNYFSPTDPLMGFPSALGSLMGMGFPPVQHNPVQPANGKDIKAGDTGANQAAQHKEATNQQKVSPTPTSNRRKRTVYSPSDLAQLEQYFRANMYPDIHQREELAGQMGLPESRIQVWFQNRRSKAKRQGSRSTKPAAMGDYYNSPPMYNPAPTANGTIPVAQQQRVLPYQQQVQPLATLHYGFHPNVSMQGTNQSRMYSSAPAPHLSGTGSHQHPMAFPQQQVQPIMDLQQNYFHLPQDLLSYPESPWAAPSQRLPVHPTASSTYPHSDLPGKPITSHSTKGMSPGKETERDLGGRQSQVSMHSNLMLDFPPNKTITPEMNTIIPQIPGATGWSSQGGTNAYPTWGALPRAGCSPYREGSPASDSGVSDTATESVSDWEENIIRTLF from the exons ATGCTTGGATATACCCAAGGGATGGagcatctctatagcaactactTCTCTCCCACTGACCCCCTAATGGGCTTCCCTTCTGCCCTGGGCTCCCTCATGGGAATGGGGTTCCCTCCTGTACAGCACAATCCAGTACAGCCGGCTAATGGGAAAG ATATTAAGGCTGGGGATACTGGAGCCAATCAGGCAGCACAGCACAAGGAAGCCACCAATCAGCAGAAGGTTTCCCCCACACCGACGTCCAATCGCAGGAAGAGAACTGTGTACAGCCCCTCAGATCTGGCCCAACTGGAGCAGTACTTCAGAGCTAATATGTACCCAGACATCCACCAGCGGGAGGAACTGGCCGGGCAGATGGGCTTGCCCGAGTCTCGCATTCAG GTTTGGTTCCAGAACAGGAGATCAAAAGCCAAACGCCAAGGATCCAGATCTACCAAGCCGGCTGCTATGGGGGattactataacagccccccaatGTACAACCCGGCACCTACAGCCAATGGCACAATCCCCGTAGCCCAACAACAGCGGGTGCTTCCCTACCAGCAGCAGGTCCAGCCATTGGCCACTCTACACTATGGCTTCCACCCAAACGTCTCCATGCAAGGAACCAATCAGAGCAGGATGTATTCATCAGCACCAGCTCCCCATCTCTCAGGGACGGGGTCTCATCAGCACCCAATGGCTTTTCCACAGCAACAAGTCCAACCCATTATGGATTTACAGCAGAATTACTTCCACTTGCCCCAGGACCTCCTGTCTTACCCTGAATCCCCATGGGCTGCCCCCAGCCAGAGGCTCCCAGTACATCCGACAGCATCTAGTACCTACCCCCACAGTGACCTGCCCGGTAAGCCCATTACAAGCCACAGCACTAAGGGTATGAGCCCTGGCAAGGAGACTGAGAGAGACCTCGGTGGGAGACAAAGCCAAGTGTCCATGCATTCTAACCTCATGTTGGACTTCCCCCCTAACAAGACCATCACCCCCGAGATGAACACCATCATCCCACAGATCCCAGGGGCTACAGGCTGGAGCAGCCAGGGGGGTACCAATGCCTACCCTACATGGGGGGCACTGCCCAGGGCAGGGTGTAGCCCCTACAGAGAGGGTTCTCCTGCCTCAGACTCAGGAGTCAGTGACACAGCTACAGAGTCAGTCTCAGACTGGGAAGAGAACATTATTAGAACTCTCTTCTGA